A genomic region of Bactrocera dorsalis isolate Fly_Bdor chromosome 3, ASM2337382v1, whole genome shotgun sequence contains the following coding sequences:
- the LOC105228192 gene encoding protein krueppel, whose translation MAISIFQDAQTRGLAAALAGIKREDVDVHNALSMSPPMSANTSANNLYPGLQHAATATAFGILSPSQLLAANRQAAAALMASQLFPQHPAIFGQMWSNAVPHIPLNTSQHSPPTSPHSPITATTPSNGGKHSQSISPTCSAQSELSTKKTRKIAVKKDLISPPMEMSMNVSDLYSPAGPISPPSSGSSPNSAHDPHNRADATIANSASKDTSRDKSFTCKICSRSFGYKHVLQNHERTHTGEKPFECPECHKRFTRDHHLKTHMRLHTGEKPYHCSHCDRQFVQVANLRRHLRVHTGERPYACEICDGKFSDSNQLKSHMLIHNGEKPFECPECHMKFRRRHHLLNHKCGQTTISSLQSPPTSPDAALSPGGLSGDYGLCDQKSVMGSSYGSEESMEVGRPANISVSSYELMEHHHNSHIHTTSSSVGTSLSIAESYVDDEDDEETPLDLSESDMSIDVGRNCTKGSQDLYHIFRLPTQIMHSDIPEQTEPEDLSMHRNNNSSSITFTTNENPSSESMTMLHDDTDFDDLDDATMHYMRQHHFPNIKQTTLME comes from the exons ATGGCAATATCGATATTTCAAGACGCTCAGACACGAG GCTTAGCTGCGGCATTAGCTGGTATCAAACGCGAAGATGTAGATGTGCATAATGCTTTGTCCATGTCACCGCCAATGTCCGCAAATACATCTGCCAACAATTTGTATCCCGGACTGCAGCACGCCGCCACTGCAACTGCTTTTGGCATATTATCGCCTTCACAACTATTAGCTGCAAATCGTCAAGCTGCTGCCGCACTTATGGCATCTCAATTGTTTCCCCAACATCCTGCAATATTTGGTCAAATGTGGTCCAATGCGGTTCCTCATATTCCATTAAACACCAGCCAACATTCGCCACCAACAAGTCCACATTCGCCAATTACAGCGACGACTCCTTCAAATGGCGGTAAACACAGCCAAAGTATCTCACCCACATGTTCTGCACAAAGTGAACTATCCACAAAAAAAACACGCAAAATCGCGGTCAAGAAGGATTTGATTTCTCCTCCAATGGAAATGTCGATGAATGTTAGCGATTTGTATAGTCCTGCCGGTCCAATATCACCACCATCATCTGGCTCTTCTCCGAACTCAGCTCATGACCCCCATAACCGTGCCGATGCTACCATCGCTAATTCTGCGTCAAAAGATACCTCCCGTGACAAGAGCTTTACATGTAAAATCTGTTCACGGTCCTTTGGATACAAACATGTCTTGCAAAATCACGAGCGCACTCATACAGGTGAAAAGCCTTTCGAATGCCCAGAATGTCATAAGCGATTCACCCGTGATCACCATCTAAAGACTCACATGCGCCTGCACACTGGCGAAAAACCCTACCATTGTTCACACTGTGACCGCCAGTTTGTTCAAGTGGCAAATCTCCGTCGTCATCTACGTGTTCACACCGGCGAGCGGCCTTATGCTTGCGAAATTTGCGACGGAAAATTTAGTGATTCAAACCAGCTTAAATCGCATATGTTGATACATAACGGCGAGAAACCATTCGAGTGTCCTGAATGTCACATGAAATTCCGTAGACGCCATCACTTGTTGAATCACAAATGTGGTCAGACAACAATATCTAGCTTACAGTCGCCGCCAACTTCTCCAGATGCAGCACTAAGCCCCGGTGGCCTCAGTGGCGATTATGGGCTATGTGACCAGAAATCTGTTATGGGATCTAGCTACGGTTCGGAAGAGTCAATGGAAGTCGGACGTCCCGCCAATATCTCGGTCTCTTCTTATGAACTTATGGAACATCATCACAACAGTCATATCCACACTACTTCATCGTCCGTTGGTACTTCGTTAAGTATTGCTGAATCTTACGTAGACGATGAAGATGATGAGGAAACTCCCCTCGATCTATCTGAAAGTGACATGAGCATTGATGTTGGACGGAATTGTACCAAGGGATCCCAAGACCTTTACCACATTTTCCGCTTGCCAACTCAAATCATGCATAGTGATATTCCTGAACAAACTGAGCCTGAAGACCTGAGCATGCATCGAAACAACAATTCCTCTTCGATAACTTTTACAACCAACGAGAACCCCTCATCTGAGTCTATGACAATGTTGCATGACGATACTGATTTTGATGACCTAGATGATGCCACCATGCACTATATGCGACAACATCATTTTCCCAATATAAAACAAACCACCCTAATGGAGTAG